A window of the Microplitis mediator isolate UGA2020A chromosome 5, iyMicMedi2.1, whole genome shotgun sequence genome harbors these coding sequences:
- the LOC130667896 gene encoding annulin-like isoform X2: MFYRFYDRYRTPNDERFRTFPFRFHWGDFDTPMLTILRLDPLISDNGEAHNTSRYEIMTREEGDSRLVVRRGQEFFMRLHLNRDYDSDIDGVSIVFSLDGIKKPQYGHGTFMVAPLLNPGEESEDAWHATLYTREAQAIVIKISSPANAPIGKWKMEIDTKHKESGGAISFNVEEPFYLLFNPWCPEDVVYIEDGAKRHEYVLLDTGLIWRGNRNTISASPWKFGQFERDVLDCALHLMTTVGAVRASSRNDPVVVTRVLTAVVNSNDDNGLLMGNWSGDYSGGTAPTKWLGSQKILQEYYKTKKPVKYGQCWIFAGVLATVCKTLGLPSRVVTNFSSAHDTQGSRTVDYFVDKKGEIMEELTTDSVWNFHVWSEVWMKRLDLGSDCDGWQAIDATPQETSEGSFRCGPTSVSAIKNGEVLRPYDGGFLYAAVNADKVYWRYNGPTQPLKLVSKDTQGIGQYISTKAVGVWGREDITLNYKYPETSNKEREAMLKALRQSESIFSRYYLNEQFNDIIFDFKLIDDVVVGQPFSVVLMMKNRSKENKYRVSVVLRVDVVLYTGKVGGSVKTFESDHVVKPGSYEEVRLDVSWNEYASRMLDQSAFNVACLANVKDTNFEYFAQDDFRVTKPIIDVDRQTEAIVGYILDATASFINPLPITLTGGKFLIDGPGLDQQLKIKVPNDVPPGEKVSCKFSMIPKFSGRSTIVAKFYSKELDDVDGFVNFMVLDAPTSNGNGYR, translated from the exons ATGTTTTACAGATTTTATGATCGCTACCGTACCCCAAACGACGAGCGCTTTAGAACATTTCCATTTAGATTTCATT gggGAGATTTCGATACGCCAATGTTGACTATATTGAGATTAGACCCACTTATCTCTGATAATGGAGAAGCACACAATACATCACGTTATGAAATAATGACTCGTGAAGAAGGTGACTCGAGACTGGTTGTAAGACGTGGGCAGGAATTTTTCATGCGACTGCATCTTAACCGTGATTACGATTCCGACATCGATGGGGTATCGATTGTCTTCTCGTTGGATGGAATTAAAAAACCTCAGTATGGACACGGGACTTTCATGGTCGCGCCTTTGCTCAATCCGGGAGAGGAGTCGGAAGACGCATGGCACGCAACTTTATACACTAGGGAAGCTCAAGCCATTgtgataaaa ATATCGTCACCAGCTAATGCGCCAATAGGAAAATGGAAAATGGAAATCGATACAAAGCACAAGGAATCCGGTGGCGCAATAAGTTTCAATGTCGAAGAACccttttatttactatttaacccATGGTGTCCAG AGGACGTAGTTTACATAGAAGACGGTGCTAAGCGCCATGAGTACGTTTTGCTAGACACCGGTTTAATCTGGCGAGGGAACAGAAACACAATCAGCGCATCTCCATGGAAATTCGGGCAGTTTGAACGCGATGTGCTGGATTGTGCTCTACATTTAATGACAACTGTAGGAGCCGTTCGTGCATCATCGCGTAATGATCCGGTTGTAGTAACGCGAGTACTTACAGCGGTAGTTAATTCTAATGATGACAATGGTCTTCTGATGGGTAACTGGTCCGGTGATTACAGCGGAGGTACAGCACCGACAAAGTGGCTTGGGTCCCAGAAAATACTCCAAGAATattacaaaactaaaaaacctGTTAAATATGGACAGTGCTGGATATTTGCTGGAGTTCTTGCTACTGTTTGTAAGACTTTAGGACTTCCTAGTCGTGTTGTCACTAATTTTTCTAGTGCTCATGACACCCAGGGTAGTCGCACAGTTGACTactttgttgataaaaaaggAGAAATTATGGAAGAATTGACAACCGATTCAGTTTG GAACTTCCATGTTTGGAGTGAAGTCTGGATGAAAAGGCTGGATCTTGGCTCTGATTGTGACGGTTGGCAGGCAATTGACGCAACACCTCAAGAAACGAGCGAAGGCTCTTTTCGTTGTGGCCCAACTTCTGTTTCCGCGATTAAAAATGGCGAAGTTTTACGTCCTTATGACGGAGGATTTTTATACGCGGCAGTAAATGCTGACAAAGTTTACTGGAGATACAATGGACCTACTCAGCCATTAAAATTAGTATCGAAAGATACTCAAGG aattgGTCAATATATCAGTACAAAAGCAGTTGGAGTATGGGGTCGTGAAGATATTactcttaattataaatatcctGAAA CTTCAAACAAAGAACGAGAAGCTATGCTGAAAGCATTACGTCAAAGTGAATCAATATTCAGccgttattatttaaatgaacagTTCAATGACATTATTTTTGACTTCAAGCTTATCGACGACGTTGTCGTTGGCCAACCTTTCAG TGTCGTACTTATGATGAAAAATCGTagcaaagaaaataaataccgCGTTTCAGTGGTACTCAGGGTTGATGTCGTTCTCTATACGGGAAAAGTCGGAGGTTCAGTAAAGACTTTTGAGTCTGATCATGTAGTTAAGCCAGGATCATATGAAGAAGTACGATTAGATGTTTCATGGAATGAATATGCTTCAAGAATGTTAGATCAATCGGCTTTTAATGTTGCATGTCTAGCAAATGTGAAAGACActaattttgaatactttgcTCAGGACGATTTTCGTGTTACAAAACCTATTATTGATGTTGAT agACAAACAGAAGCTATTGTCGGTTATATCTTAGATGCAACGGCAAGTTTCATAAATCCTCTACCGATAACGCTGACAggaggtaaatttttaatcgacgGACCTGGTCTagatcaacaattaaaaattaaagtaccTAATGACGTTCCGCCTGGAGAAAAAGTCAGTTGCAAATTTTCTATGATTCCTAAATTTTCGGGACGGAGTACAATTGTCGCTAAGTTTTACTCTAAGGAACTTGATGACGTCGACGGGTTTGTCAATTTTATGGTTCTTGACGCCCCGACTTCTAACGGCAACGGTTACCGTTGA
- the LOC130667896 gene encoding annulin-like isoform X1 has translation MGNCCSSCSKKFRSFFRKRQCSIRMNNLNNKPESLPKPPSACQNGGDFDTPMLTILRLDPLISDNGEAHNTSRYEIMTREEGDSRLVVRRGQEFFMRLHLNRDYDSDIDGVSIVFSLDGIKKPQYGHGTFMVAPLLNPGEESEDAWHATLYTREAQAIVIKISSPANAPIGKWKMEIDTKHKESGGAISFNVEEPFYLLFNPWCPEDVVYIEDGAKRHEYVLLDTGLIWRGNRNTISASPWKFGQFERDVLDCALHLMTTVGAVRASSRNDPVVVTRVLTAVVNSNDDNGLLMGNWSGDYSGGTAPTKWLGSQKILQEYYKTKKPVKYGQCWIFAGVLATVCKTLGLPSRVVTNFSSAHDTQGSRTVDYFVDKKGEIMEELTTDSVWNFHVWSEVWMKRLDLGSDCDGWQAIDATPQETSEGSFRCGPTSVSAIKNGEVLRPYDGGFLYAAVNADKVYWRYNGPTQPLKLVSKDTQGIGQYISTKAVGVWGREDITLNYKYPETSNKEREAMLKALRQSESIFSRYYLNEQFNDIIFDFKLIDDVVVGQPFSVVLMMKNRSKENKYRVSVVLRVDVVLYTGKVGGSVKTFESDHVVKPGSYEEVRLDVSWNEYASRMLDQSAFNVACLANVKDTNFEYFAQDDFRVTKPIIDVDRQTEAIVGYILDATASFINPLPITLTGGKFLIDGPGLDQQLKIKVPNDVPPGEKVSCKFSMIPKFSGRSTIVAKFYSKELDDVDGFVNFMVLDAPTSNGNGYR, from the exons gggGAGATTTCGATACGCCAATGTTGACTATATTGAGATTAGACCCACTTATCTCTGATAATGGAGAAGCACACAATACATCACGTTATGAAATAATGACTCGTGAAGAAGGTGACTCGAGACTGGTTGTAAGACGTGGGCAGGAATTTTTCATGCGACTGCATCTTAACCGTGATTACGATTCCGACATCGATGGGGTATCGATTGTCTTCTCGTTGGATGGAATTAAAAAACCTCAGTATGGACACGGGACTTTCATGGTCGCGCCTTTGCTCAATCCGGGAGAGGAGTCGGAAGACGCATGGCACGCAACTTTATACACTAGGGAAGCTCAAGCCATTgtgataaaa ATATCGTCACCAGCTAATGCGCCAATAGGAAAATGGAAAATGGAAATCGATACAAAGCACAAGGAATCCGGTGGCGCAATAAGTTTCAATGTCGAAGAACccttttatttactatttaacccATGGTGTCCAG AGGACGTAGTTTACATAGAAGACGGTGCTAAGCGCCATGAGTACGTTTTGCTAGACACCGGTTTAATCTGGCGAGGGAACAGAAACACAATCAGCGCATCTCCATGGAAATTCGGGCAGTTTGAACGCGATGTGCTGGATTGTGCTCTACATTTAATGACAACTGTAGGAGCCGTTCGTGCATCATCGCGTAATGATCCGGTTGTAGTAACGCGAGTACTTACAGCGGTAGTTAATTCTAATGATGACAATGGTCTTCTGATGGGTAACTGGTCCGGTGATTACAGCGGAGGTACAGCACCGACAAAGTGGCTTGGGTCCCAGAAAATACTCCAAGAATattacaaaactaaaaaacctGTTAAATATGGACAGTGCTGGATATTTGCTGGAGTTCTTGCTACTGTTTGTAAGACTTTAGGACTTCCTAGTCGTGTTGTCACTAATTTTTCTAGTGCTCATGACACCCAGGGTAGTCGCACAGTTGACTactttgttgataaaaaaggAGAAATTATGGAAGAATTGACAACCGATTCAGTTTG GAACTTCCATGTTTGGAGTGAAGTCTGGATGAAAAGGCTGGATCTTGGCTCTGATTGTGACGGTTGGCAGGCAATTGACGCAACACCTCAAGAAACGAGCGAAGGCTCTTTTCGTTGTGGCCCAACTTCTGTTTCCGCGATTAAAAATGGCGAAGTTTTACGTCCTTATGACGGAGGATTTTTATACGCGGCAGTAAATGCTGACAAAGTTTACTGGAGATACAATGGACCTACTCAGCCATTAAAATTAGTATCGAAAGATACTCAAGG aattgGTCAATATATCAGTACAAAAGCAGTTGGAGTATGGGGTCGTGAAGATATTactcttaattataaatatcctGAAA CTTCAAACAAAGAACGAGAAGCTATGCTGAAAGCATTACGTCAAAGTGAATCAATATTCAGccgttattatttaaatgaacagTTCAATGACATTATTTTTGACTTCAAGCTTATCGACGACGTTGTCGTTGGCCAACCTTTCAG TGTCGTACTTATGATGAAAAATCGTagcaaagaaaataaataccgCGTTTCAGTGGTACTCAGGGTTGATGTCGTTCTCTATACGGGAAAAGTCGGAGGTTCAGTAAAGACTTTTGAGTCTGATCATGTAGTTAAGCCAGGATCATATGAAGAAGTACGATTAGATGTTTCATGGAATGAATATGCTTCAAGAATGTTAGATCAATCGGCTTTTAATGTTGCATGTCTAGCAAATGTGAAAGACActaattttgaatactttgcTCAGGACGATTTTCGTGTTACAAAACCTATTATTGATGTTGAT agACAAACAGAAGCTATTGTCGGTTATATCTTAGATGCAACGGCAAGTTTCATAAATCCTCTACCGATAACGCTGACAggaggtaaatttttaatcgacgGACCTGGTCTagatcaacaattaaaaattaaagtaccTAATGACGTTCCGCCTGGAGAAAAAGTCAGTTGCAAATTTTCTATGATTCCTAAATTTTCGGGACGGAGTACAATTGTCGCTAAGTTTTACTCTAAGGAACTTGATGACGTCGACGGGTTTGTCAATTTTATGGTTCTTGACGCCCCGACTTCTAACGGCAACGGTTACCGTTGA